A stretch of Malus sylvestris chromosome 11, drMalSylv7.2, whole genome shotgun sequence DNA encodes these proteins:
- the LOC126588949 gene encoding aspartic proteinase 36, with the protein MGFPTVIFIAGAILMSAAVVLCSFPATLSLERAFPSNHLEDLSQLRARDRVRHGRKLQSSNGIVDFPVEGTYNPFRVGLYYTKLQLGSPPRDYYVQIDTGSDVLWVNCGSCNGCPETSGLPIQLNLFDPGSSTTSQFISCSDRRCSLGVRSSDSDCSTQNNQCSYTFQYGDGSGTSGYYVSDLLHLETILEGSLTQNYSANVVFGCSTLQSGDLTKSDRAVDGIFGFGQQGMSVISQLSSQGVAPSVFSHCLRGDDTGGGILVIGEIVEPNIVYSPLVPSQPHYNLNLQSIYVNGQILPIDTAVFATSSNRGTIVDSGTTLAYLAAEAYDPFVSAITASVSQSVRPVVSSANQCYLITSSVSDIFPQVSFNFAGGASLILRPQDYLIQQTSVSGAARWCIGLQKIRGSGITILGDLVLKDKIVVYDLGGQRIGWTNYDCSTTVNVSATSRTGQSEYVNAGQLSDSRSLHNDRYELIPACMLAFLSLIITIQGNSFL; encoded by the exons ATGGGATTTCCCACCGTAATTTTCATCGCCGGCGCAATTCTGATGTCGGCGGCTGTGGTCCTCTGTAGTTTTCCGGCGACCCTCAGCCTCGAGAGAGCTTTTCCTTCGAACCACCTAGAGGACCTGAGTCAACTCAGAGCTCGGGACAGAGTCCGGCATGGGAGGAAGCTTCAGTCCTCCAATGGCATCGTTGATTTCCCTGTTGAGGGAACTTACAACCCCTTCCGCGTTGG GCTTTATTATACAAAGCTGCAATTGGGATCTCCTCCAAGAGATTATTATGTGCAGATTGACACAGGAAGTGATGTTTTGTGGGTCAATTGCGGTTCCTGCAATGGTTGCCCTGAGACAAGTGGGCTCCCG ATTCAGCTCAATTTGTTTGATCCTGGAAGCTCAACAACGTCACAATTCATTTCTTGCTCGGATCGAAGGTGCAGTCTTGGAGTTCGATCCTCGGATTCTGATTGTTCCACGCAGAATAACCAGTGTTCTTACACATTCCAGTATGGAGATGGCAGTGGGACATCAGGTTATTACGTATCAGACTTGTTGCACCTTGAGACGATTCTTGAGGGTTCTCTGacccaaaattattcagctaaTGTTGTTTTTGG GTGTAGCACCTTGCAGAGTGGGGACTTGACAAAGTCAGATAGAGCAGTTGATGGGATCTTCGGGTTTGGCCAACAGGGTATGTCTGTCATCTCTCAGTTGTCTTCGCAAGGAGTAGCACCAAGTGTCTTCTCCCACTGCTTGAGGGGAGACGATACTGGTGGAGGTATATTGGTTATCGGCGAGATTGTGGAACCAAATATAGTCTATAGCCCGCTTGTCCCCTCACA GCCTCATTATAATTTGAATCTGCAGAGCATTTATGTCAACGGGCAGATATTACCCATTGATACAGCAGTGTTTGCAACATCAAGCAACCGAGGAACTATAGTTGATTCTGGTACAACTTTGGCATACCTTGCAGCCGAAGCCTATGACCCTTTTGTCAGTGCT ATAACTGCTTCAGTTTCACAATCAGTGCGCCCTGTTGTTTCCAGCGCAAATCAATGTTATTTAATCACCTCCAG TGTCAGTGATATATTTCCTCAAGTTAGTTTTAACTTTGCTGGCGGTGCATCCTTGATTCTGAGACCGCAGGACTACCTTATACAGCAGACTTCTGTT AGTGGAGCTGCAAGGTGGTGCATTGGCCTTCAGAAGATTCGAGGTTCGGGGATAACGATTTTAGGAG ACCTCGTGCTGAAAGACAAAATCGTGGTCTATGATTTGGGTGGTCAACGAATTGGATGGACTAACTATGACT GTTCAACAACAGTTAATGTTTCTGCAACAAGTAGAACCGGACAAAGTGAATATGTCAATGCAGGACAGCTAAGTGACAGCCGTTCTTTGCATAATGATCGCTACGAGCTGATTCCAGCATGCATGTTGGCTTTCCTTTCACTTATCATAACTATACAAGGAAACTCGTTTTTATAG